The following proteins come from a genomic window of Novosphingobium aromaticivorans DSM 12444:
- a CDS encoding electron transfer flavoprotein subunit beta/FixA family protein, whose amino-acid sequence MKALVCVKRVIDYNVKPRVKADGSGVDLANVKMSMNPFDEIAVEEAIRLKEKGVVTEIVAVSVGPAKAQETLRTALAMGADRAVLVQVDDGVEVEPLAVAKIVKGIADEEQPGLIITGKQAIDDDSNQVGQMVAALLGRPQGTFANEVSVEGDAVVVKREIDGGLQTVRLALPAVVTTDLRLNEPRYASLPNIMKAKSKPLANKTPADYGVDVAARLKTLKVSEPPVRSAGIKVADVDALVAKLKEMGVA is encoded by the coding sequence ATGAAGGCCCTGGTCTGCGTGAAGCGCGTGATTGACTACAACGTTAAGCCTCGAGTGAAGGCGGATGGTTCGGGTGTTGATCTTGCGAACGTGAAGATGAGCATGAACCCGTTTGACGAGATCGCGGTGGAAGAGGCCATTCGCCTGAAGGAGAAGGGCGTTGTGACCGAGATCGTGGCGGTTTCGGTTGGGCCTGCGAAGGCGCAGGAGACGCTGCGCACGGCGCTTGCGATGGGGGCGGACCGTGCGGTTCTGGTGCAGGTGGACGACGGGGTCGAGGTCGAGCCGCTGGCTGTGGCGAAGATCGTCAAGGGCATTGCCGACGAGGAGCAGCCTGGCCTGATCATCACCGGCAAGCAGGCGATCGACGACGATTCGAACCAGGTCGGCCAGATGGTTGCGGCGCTGCTGGGCCGTCCGCAGGGGACCTTTGCCAACGAGGTTTCGGTCGAAGGCGACGCGGTCGTGGTCAAGCGCGAGATCGACGGCGGCTTGCAGACGGTGCGCCTGGCGCTGCCCGCGGTGGTCACCACCGACCTGCGCCTGAACGAGCCGCGCTATGCCTCGCTGCCGAACATCATGAAGGCCAAGTCCAAGCCGCTCGCCAACAAGACCCCCGCCGATTACGGCGTGGACGTCGCGGCGCGCCTCAAGACGCTGAAGGTCTCCGAACCGCCGGTCCGTTCGGCCGGGATCAAGGTGGCCGACGTCGACGCGCTCGTCGCCAAGCTCAAGGAAATGGGAGTCGCCTGA